One stretch of Anguilla anguilla isolate fAngAng1 chromosome 5, fAngAng1.pri, whole genome shotgun sequence DNA includes these proteins:
- the tlr3 gene encoding toll-like receptor 3 isoform X2: MKVAPLFLLTCLLGLLVQSPCLLAQKATACEVKGRTADCTHLSLKEVPPDLPTDITGLDVSHNMLPALPGLSLARYPQLVRLDASFNDIKGLDPDMCLALPLLRHLVLHRNEVHLLTEKDVLHCANLTHLDLSSNRLKLLGEPFRPLQRLTRLDVSASGLTSARLGSAPQLWSLKTLSLSGNAIKTIKSNDLSYLSNSSIQTLILSSLPLKTLEPGCFQQIRGLRDLVMDSSPLSPQLIVKLSEELSGTRIASLSLRNIKLVSLTNTTFKGLQDTNLTSLDLSSNSMVSLHNSPFQWLGTLERLCLNENHLKHLTSSSFTGLGNLRVMNLTRALVKSHKSPYPIIDDFSFGPLARLETLLMDYTAFQGITADLFSGLESLGHLSLSWSSVGLQTVSGKTFASLSRSPLRTLDLTGADISRLEPGAFSDLGNLTKLLLGSNFISQTLTGEEFRGLASLEELNLYRNRKISLSPLSFVSVPSLRTLILGLALAQNQDFDPSPFQQLRNLSTLDLSNNNIANVMEGLLAGLENLRVLRLQHNNLQRVWKSANPGGPVSFLQGLRSLETLDLDSNGLDEIPVTGLSGLSQLRELGLAGNVLDHLRDSIFDDLDSLRVLRMQRNLITSVPRGVFQPAFRNLSVLRLERNPFDCTCESILWFVNWLNATNASVPQRGSEYICNTPQAYFNKSVDRFNPLSCKDMVPFFALYVANCILVLIFMTTALISHFQGWRIKFHWNVLVNRTLGFAEPDLGEARFEYDAYLIYAPGDSKWVERHLLPLEEDKQYSFFMEDRDAEPGRSQFEAIVEAMRSSRKIVFVVTEKLLSDPWCRMYKAHQAMHQVIEDSRDSVVLVLLEDVPDHRLSRALLIRKGMLKSRCILHWPLQRERIPAFRHKLQVALGSSNAVQ, encoded by the exons ATGAAGGTAGCGCCTCTCTTCCTCCTGACTTGCCTCTTGGGCCTGCTTGTCCAGAGCCCCTGCCTCCTGGCGCAAAAGGCGACCGCCTGCGAGGTTAAAGGTCGGACGGCAGACTGCACGCACCTGAGTCTCAAAGAGGTGCCCCCCGATCTGCCCACCGACATCACCGGGCTGGACGTGTCCCACAACATGCTCCCGGCGCTGCCCGGACTGTCCCTGGCGCGGTACCCTCAGCTGGTCCGCCTGGACGCCAGCTTCAACGACATCAAAGGCCTGGATCCCGACATGTGCCTCGCCCTGCCCCTCCTGAGGCACCTCGTGCTCCACCGCAATGAGGTCCACCTCCTGACCGAGAAGGACGTGCTCCACTGCGCCAACCTCACTCACCTGGACCTGTCCTCCAACCGGCTCAAGCTACTGGGGGAGCCTTTTCGGCCCCTGCAG AGGCTGACCCGGCTGGACGTGTCGGCTAGCGGTCTCACCTCGGCCCGTTTGGGGTCCGCGCCGCAGCTGTGGAGCCTGAAGACGTTGTCCCTGTCTGGGAATGCCATAAAGACCATCAAGAGCAATGACCTCTCCTACCTCAGCAACTCCTCCATCCAGACACtgatcctctcctctctgccacTGAAAACG CTTGAGCCTGGATGCTTCCAGCAAATCAGAGGACTGCGAGATCTGGTGATGGACAGTTCTCCGCTCAGCCCCCAGTTAATTGTCAAATTGAGCGAGGAGCTGTCGGGGACGAGGATCGCCAGCCTTTCCCTCCGGAATATCAAGCTGGTGTCCCTCACCAATACCACCTTCAAAGGCCTGCAGGACACTAACCTGACCTCTCTGGACCTGTCCAGCAACAGCATGGTGTCACTGCACAACAGTCCTTTCCAGTGGCTGGGCACTTTGGAGAGGCTATGCCTCAACGAGAACCACCTCAAGCACCTCACCAGTTCCTCATTCACAGGGCTGGGGAACCTCAGGGTCATGAACCTCACCAGGGCGTTGGTGAAGAGCCACAAATCGCCTTACCCTATCATCGACGACTTCTCTTTCGGTCCGCTGGCCAGACTGGAAACCCTGCTAATGGACTACACGGCCTTCCAAGGGATCACGGCCGACCTCTTTTCAGGACTGGAGAGCCTCGGTCACCTGAGCCTGAGCTGGAGCAGCGTCGGCCTTCAGACCGTGAGCGGCAAGACGTTCGCCTCACTGTCCCGCTCGCCGCTCCGCACGCTGGACCTGACGGGCGCGGACATCTCGCGCCTGGAACCGGGGGCCTTCTCGGACCTGGGGAACCTTACCAAGCTGCTCCTGGGCTCCAACTTCATCTCCCAGACCCTGACGGGGGAGGAGTTCCGGGGTCTGGCCAGCCTGGAGGAGCTCAACCTGTACCGCAATAGGAagatctccctctcccctttgtCCTTCGTCTCCGTGCCCTCCCTGAGGACGCTGATACTGGGGCTCGCTCTGGCCCAAAATCAGGACTTCGACCCCTCCCCGTTCCAGCAGCTTCGCAACCTGTCCACGCTGGACCTCAGCAACAACAACATTGCCAACGTGATGGAGGGCCTTCTGGCCGGGCTGGAGAACCTTCGGGTCCTCAGGCTGCAGCACAACAACCTGCAGCGAGTGTGGAAGAGCGCCAACCCGGGCGGACCCGTCTCCTTCCTGCAGGGCCTGCGCAGCCTGGAGACGCTGGACCTGGACAGCAACGGGCTGGACGAGATCCCTGTCACGGGGCTGAGCGGGCTATCCCAGCTTCGCGAGCTCGGCCTTGCCGGGAACGTCCTGGACCACCTGCGGGACTCCATCTTCGACGACCTGGACTCCCTGCGGGTGCTGCGGATGCAGAGGAACCTGATCACCTCGGTGCCGCGAGGCGTGTTCCAACCCGCCTTCCGCAACCTCAGCGTGCTCCGCCTGGAGCGCAACCCCTTCGACTGCACCTGCGAGAGCATCCTGTGGTTCGTCAACTGGCTCAACGCCACCAACGCCAGCGTGCCCCAGCGGGGCTCCGAGTACATCTGCAACACGCCGCAAGCTTATTTCAACAAGTCCGTGGACCGCTTCAACCCCCTGTCCTGCAAGGACATGGTCCCCTTCTTCGCCCTCTATGTCGCAAACTGCATCCTGGTGCTGATCTTCATGACAACCGCCCTCATATCCCATTTCCAGGGGTGGAGGATTAAGTTCCACTGGAACGTCCTGGTCAACCGCACCTTGGGCTTTGCAGAGCCGGACCTGGGCGAGGCCAGGTTCGAATATGACGCCTACTTGATATATGCACCGGGAGACAGTAAATGGGTGGAGAGACACTTGCTTCCCCTAGAGGAGGACAAGCAGTATAGCTTCTTCATGGAGGACCGTGACGCTGAGCCGGGCAGATCCCAGTTTGAGGCCATTGTTGAGGCCATGAGAAGCTCCAGAAAGATTGTGTTTGTCGTCACAGAAAAGCTACTGAGTGACCCGTGGTGCCGAAT GTACAAGGCGCATCAGGCCATGCACCAGGTGATCGAGGACAGCCGGGACTCCGTGGTGCTGGTCCTGCTGGAGGACGTCCCGGACCACAGGCTGAGCCGCGCCCTTCTGATTCGCAAGGGCATGCTGAAGTCCCGCTGCATTCTGCACTGGCCCCTGCAGAGGGAGCGCATTCCCGCCTTCCGCCACAAGCTGCAGGTGGCGCTAGGCTCCAGCAACGCTGTACAGtag
- the tlr3 gene encoding toll-like receptor 3 isoform X1, whose product MKLAAVASSATYFQNQDCFCLFDSHISWFDKNLSDGGKTSLVFVKKEEYREIEVSCLRTVGAMKVAPLFLLTCLLGLLVQSPCLLAQKATACEVKGRTADCTHLSLKEVPPDLPTDITGLDVSHNMLPALPGLSLARYPQLVRLDASFNDIKGLDPDMCLALPLLRHLVLHRNEVHLLTEKDVLHCANLTHLDLSSNRLKLLGEPFRPLQRLTRLDVSASGLTSARLGSAPQLWSLKTLSLSGNAIKTIKSNDLSYLSNSSIQTLILSSLPLKTLEPGCFQQIRGLRDLVMDSSPLSPQLIVKLSEELSGTRIASLSLRNIKLVSLTNTTFKGLQDTNLTSLDLSSNSMVSLHNSPFQWLGTLERLCLNENHLKHLTSSSFTGLGNLRVMNLTRALVKSHKSPYPIIDDFSFGPLARLETLLMDYTAFQGITADLFSGLESLGHLSLSWSSVGLQTVSGKTFASLSRSPLRTLDLTGADISRLEPGAFSDLGNLTKLLLGSNFISQTLTGEEFRGLASLEELNLYRNRKISLSPLSFVSVPSLRTLILGLALAQNQDFDPSPFQQLRNLSTLDLSNNNIANVMEGLLAGLENLRVLRLQHNNLQRVWKSANPGGPVSFLQGLRSLETLDLDSNGLDEIPVTGLSGLSQLRELGLAGNVLDHLRDSIFDDLDSLRVLRMQRNLITSVPRGVFQPAFRNLSVLRLERNPFDCTCESILWFVNWLNATNASVPQRGSEYICNTPQAYFNKSVDRFNPLSCKDMVPFFALYVANCILVLIFMTTALISHFQGWRIKFHWNVLVNRTLGFAEPDLGEARFEYDAYLIYAPGDSKWVERHLLPLEEDKQYSFFMEDRDAEPGRSQFEAIVEAMRSSRKIVFVVTEKLLSDPWCRMYKAHQAMHQVIEDSRDSVVLVLLEDVPDHRLSRALLIRKGMLKSRCILHWPLQRERIPAFRHKLQVALGSSNAVQ is encoded by the exons ATGAAGCTTGCAGCAGTTGCTAGTTCCGCCACCTATTTCCAAAACCaagactgtttttgtttgtttgacagTCATATTTCCTGGTTTGATAAGAATTTGAGCGACGGAGGCAAGACTAGTCTGGTTTTTGTAAAAAAGGAGGAATACAGAGAAATCGag GTTTCATGCCTTCGGACGGTAGGAGCCATGAAGGTAGCGCCTCTCTTCCTCCTGACTTGCCTCTTGGGCCTGCTTGTCCAGAGCCCCTGCCTCCTGGCGCAAAAGGCGACCGCCTGCGAGGTTAAAGGTCGGACGGCAGACTGCACGCACCTGAGTCTCAAAGAGGTGCCCCCCGATCTGCCCACCGACATCACCGGGCTGGACGTGTCCCACAACATGCTCCCGGCGCTGCCCGGACTGTCCCTGGCGCGGTACCCTCAGCTGGTCCGCCTGGACGCCAGCTTCAACGACATCAAAGGCCTGGATCCCGACATGTGCCTCGCCCTGCCCCTCCTGAGGCACCTCGTGCTCCACCGCAATGAGGTCCACCTCCTGACCGAGAAGGACGTGCTCCACTGCGCCAACCTCACTCACCTGGACCTGTCCTCCAACCGGCTCAAGCTACTGGGGGAGCCTTTTCGGCCCCTGCAG AGGCTGACCCGGCTGGACGTGTCGGCTAGCGGTCTCACCTCGGCCCGTTTGGGGTCCGCGCCGCAGCTGTGGAGCCTGAAGACGTTGTCCCTGTCTGGGAATGCCATAAAGACCATCAAGAGCAATGACCTCTCCTACCTCAGCAACTCCTCCATCCAGACACtgatcctctcctctctgccacTGAAAACG CTTGAGCCTGGATGCTTCCAGCAAATCAGAGGACTGCGAGATCTGGTGATGGACAGTTCTCCGCTCAGCCCCCAGTTAATTGTCAAATTGAGCGAGGAGCTGTCGGGGACGAGGATCGCCAGCCTTTCCCTCCGGAATATCAAGCTGGTGTCCCTCACCAATACCACCTTCAAAGGCCTGCAGGACACTAACCTGACCTCTCTGGACCTGTCCAGCAACAGCATGGTGTCACTGCACAACAGTCCTTTCCAGTGGCTGGGCACTTTGGAGAGGCTATGCCTCAACGAGAACCACCTCAAGCACCTCACCAGTTCCTCATTCACAGGGCTGGGGAACCTCAGGGTCATGAACCTCACCAGGGCGTTGGTGAAGAGCCACAAATCGCCTTACCCTATCATCGACGACTTCTCTTTCGGTCCGCTGGCCAGACTGGAAACCCTGCTAATGGACTACACGGCCTTCCAAGGGATCACGGCCGACCTCTTTTCAGGACTGGAGAGCCTCGGTCACCTGAGCCTGAGCTGGAGCAGCGTCGGCCTTCAGACCGTGAGCGGCAAGACGTTCGCCTCACTGTCCCGCTCGCCGCTCCGCACGCTGGACCTGACGGGCGCGGACATCTCGCGCCTGGAACCGGGGGCCTTCTCGGACCTGGGGAACCTTACCAAGCTGCTCCTGGGCTCCAACTTCATCTCCCAGACCCTGACGGGGGAGGAGTTCCGGGGTCTGGCCAGCCTGGAGGAGCTCAACCTGTACCGCAATAGGAagatctccctctcccctttgtCCTTCGTCTCCGTGCCCTCCCTGAGGACGCTGATACTGGGGCTCGCTCTGGCCCAAAATCAGGACTTCGACCCCTCCCCGTTCCAGCAGCTTCGCAACCTGTCCACGCTGGACCTCAGCAACAACAACATTGCCAACGTGATGGAGGGCCTTCTGGCCGGGCTGGAGAACCTTCGGGTCCTCAGGCTGCAGCACAACAACCTGCAGCGAGTGTGGAAGAGCGCCAACCCGGGCGGACCCGTCTCCTTCCTGCAGGGCCTGCGCAGCCTGGAGACGCTGGACCTGGACAGCAACGGGCTGGACGAGATCCCTGTCACGGGGCTGAGCGGGCTATCCCAGCTTCGCGAGCTCGGCCTTGCCGGGAACGTCCTGGACCACCTGCGGGACTCCATCTTCGACGACCTGGACTCCCTGCGGGTGCTGCGGATGCAGAGGAACCTGATCACCTCGGTGCCGCGAGGCGTGTTCCAACCCGCCTTCCGCAACCTCAGCGTGCTCCGCCTGGAGCGCAACCCCTTCGACTGCACCTGCGAGAGCATCCTGTGGTTCGTCAACTGGCTCAACGCCACCAACGCCAGCGTGCCCCAGCGGGGCTCCGAGTACATCTGCAACACGCCGCAAGCTTATTTCAACAAGTCCGTGGACCGCTTCAACCCCCTGTCCTGCAAGGACATGGTCCCCTTCTTCGCCCTCTATGTCGCAAACTGCATCCTGGTGCTGATCTTCATGACAACCGCCCTCATATCCCATTTCCAGGGGTGGAGGATTAAGTTCCACTGGAACGTCCTGGTCAACCGCACCTTGGGCTTTGCAGAGCCGGACCTGGGCGAGGCCAGGTTCGAATATGACGCCTACTTGATATATGCACCGGGAGACAGTAAATGGGTGGAGAGACACTTGCTTCCCCTAGAGGAGGACAAGCAGTATAGCTTCTTCATGGAGGACCGTGACGCTGAGCCGGGCAGATCCCAGTTTGAGGCCATTGTTGAGGCCATGAGAAGCTCCAGAAAGATTGTGTTTGTCGTCACAGAAAAGCTACTGAGTGACCCGTGGTGCCGAAT GTACAAGGCGCATCAGGCCATGCACCAGGTGATCGAGGACAGCCGGGACTCCGTGGTGCTGGTCCTGCTGGAGGACGTCCCGGACCACAGGCTGAGCCGCGCCCTTCTGATTCGCAAGGGCATGCTGAAGTCCCGCTGCATTCTGCACTGGCCCCTGCAGAGGGAGCGCATTCCCGCCTTCCGCCACAAGCTGCAGGTGGCGCTAGGCTCCAGCAACGCTGTACAGtag